From Oceanococcus sp. HetDA_MAG_MS8, the proteins below share one genomic window:
- a CDS encoding DMT family transporter: MMNWRLIFAYAGVVFVWSTTPLMVKLSTHSLSVPAATGLRMLLACFISMSLLAYLRQALPLDRRSLASYAAANLGMFGSLSLTYQAVQTIPTGLVSVIFGLAPVLSGTFAHFILHERNLTPMRALALLLAIAGLGLVFEGALEVDPSAWPGLILALVATALFALGSVLVKAWARHLDPVQHTTGSLILSLPLFFASWLLLDRTLPSQLSATSVGATVYLAIIGSVLAFVLYFQVLRHTTAVQAALIPVMTPVLALYWGHWLLNEEPPASALYGAMLILLGLSLYQFGAQLRQWLVTRRAS; this comes from the coding sequence ATGATGAACTGGCGGCTGATATTCGCCTATGCGGGCGTGGTGTTTGTCTGGAGCACGACGCCGCTCATGGTCAAACTCTCCACTCACAGCTTGAGCGTGCCCGCGGCAACCGGCCTACGCATGCTCTTAGCCTGTTTCATCAGCATGAGCTTGCTGGCGTACCTCCGCCAAGCTCTGCCCTTGGATCGTCGCTCGCTCGCCTCCTACGCCGCGGCCAACCTGGGCATGTTCGGCTCACTCAGCTTGACCTACCAGGCCGTACAAACCATTCCTACCGGGTTAGTCTCGGTGATCTTTGGACTGGCTCCGGTATTGTCGGGGACGTTTGCACATTTTATTTTGCATGAGCGCAACCTCACTCCCATGCGAGCTCTGGCCCTGCTGCTTGCCATTGCCGGCCTAGGCCTCGTCTTTGAAGGAGCGCTCGAGGTCGACCCTTCCGCCTGGCCGGGTCTGATTTTGGCCTTAGTCGCCACTGCGCTTTTCGCCTTGGGCAGCGTTCTGGTCAAGGCTTGGGCCAGGCACCTGGACCCCGTACAACACACCACGGGGTCGTTAATACTGTCGTTGCCTTTGTTCTTTGCCAGCTGGCTGTTGCTAGACCGCACCCTGCCGTCGCAGCTGAGTGCAACCAGTGTGGGGGCAACGGTATACCTCGCCATCATTGGCTCAGTGTTAGCCTTTGTGTTGTATTTTCAGGTACTACGCCACACCACAGCCGTTCAAGCTGCGTTGATCCCAGTCATGACTCCTGTCCTGGCCTTGTACTGGGGGCATTGGTTACTCAATGAGGAGCCGCCAGCCAGCGCCTTATACGGCGCAATGCTGATTCTCTTAGGGCTGAGCTTGTACCAATTCGGTGCGCAGCTACGCCAATGGCTGGTCACTCGGCGAGCCTCATAA
- the folD gene encoding bifunctional methylenetetrahydrofolate dehydrogenase/methenyltetrahydrofolate cyclohydrolase FolD — MTAQRIDGKEIAANLRRDIANQVQADAQAGHKPPGLAVVLVGDNPASEVYVRNKERACAEVGFVSEKITPPADISQLELEALVDSLNTRDDIDGILVQLPLPQGLDADAILDRIHPGKDVDGFHPSNIGKLLQKRPGLRPCTPYGVMKMLEACAVDPCGQHAVVVGASNIVGRPMAMELLLANATVTICNSRTRDVAAEVARADIVVAGVGIPEFVKGDWIKPGAVVIDVGINRLDDGRLVGDVEYAAAAERARAITPVPGGVGPMTIAMLLHNTLCAARDRRAKS; from the coding sequence ATGACAGCTCAACGCATAGACGGCAAAGAGATTGCCGCAAACCTACGCCGTGACATCGCCAATCAAGTCCAGGCTGACGCTCAGGCCGGCCACAAACCCCCAGGCTTAGCCGTCGTTTTAGTTGGCGACAACCCCGCCTCAGAGGTCTATGTACGGAACAAAGAGCGCGCCTGCGCCGAAGTGGGGTTTGTCTCTGAGAAGATCACACCGCCGGCTGACATCAGTCAGCTAGAGTTAGAGGCCTTGGTCGACTCACTCAATACCCGCGACGACATCGATGGGATACTGGTGCAGCTACCCCTCCCTCAAGGCCTGGACGCTGATGCCATCCTCGACCGTATTCACCCCGGCAAAGATGTAGACGGCTTTCATCCCTCCAACATTGGCAAACTGCTGCAGAAGCGCCCCGGCCTGCGCCCGTGCACGCCTTATGGCGTGATGAAAATGTTGGAAGCCTGTGCAGTGGACCCTTGTGGGCAGCATGCCGTGGTGGTGGGAGCATCGAATATCGTCGGACGACCCATGGCGATGGAGCTGCTGTTAGCGAACGCCACCGTTACCATTTGTAATTCACGCACACGCGACGTCGCAGCCGAAGTCGCGCGAGCCGATATTGTCGTCGCTGGGGTGGGCATCCCCGAGTTCGTCAAGGGTGACTGGATCAAACCCGGCGCGGTCGTCATCGATGTCGGTATTAACCGTCTTGACGATGGGCGTTTGGTCGGCGACGTGGAATACGCTGCGGCGGCTGAGCGGGCCCGCGCCATTACTCCGGTCCCCGGCGGCGTAGGTCCTATGACCATTGCCATGTTGCTGCACAATACTCTTTGCGCTGCCCGCGACCGTCGCGCCAAGAGTTAA
- a CDS encoding pirin family protein produces MLDYPRPAADRGAVDMGWLQSRHSFSFGSYYDPAHMGWSVLRVINDDEVAPGAGFGTHGHRDMEIISYVLEGALEHRDSMGHSSILRAGEVQRMTAGTGVQHSEFNASRTDPVKFLQIWVMPERSGLQPSYEQKPFARQPGLQALVTRDGREGSLKIHQDMQLLQLELEPGEQRDLAQPERWGYLHVLQGQAELHQRSLGQADAVGWRETSSATVKAGPEGLQALVFDLPAGAHG; encoded by the coding sequence ATGCTTGACTATCCACGTCCCGCAGCCGATCGTGGCGCTGTAGATATGGGCTGGCTGCAGAGTCGGCATAGCTTCTCGTTTGGCAGTTACTATGACCCTGCCCATATGGGATGGTCGGTGCTACGGGTGATTAATGATGATGAAGTGGCGCCGGGTGCCGGTTTTGGAACGCACGGGCACCGCGATATGGAGATCATTTCTTATGTGCTGGAGGGTGCCCTGGAACACCGCGATAGCATGGGTCACAGCTCTATTCTGCGCGCCGGTGAAGTGCAGCGAATGACTGCGGGGACCGGGGTGCAGCACTCGGAGTTCAATGCCTCGCGTACTGACCCCGTCAAGTTTTTACAGATTTGGGTGATGCCTGAACGCAGTGGCTTGCAGCCTAGTTATGAGCAAAAACCTTTTGCCAGGCAACCCGGTTTGCAGGCCTTGGTGACCCGCGACGGTCGCGAGGGGAGTTTGAAGATTCATCAAGATATGCAGTTGTTACAGCTAGAACTGGAGCCTGGTGAACAGAGGGACTTGGCGCAGCCCGAACGTTGGGGCTATTTACATGTCCTCCAGGGTCAAGCCGAGCTGCACCAACGGTCCTTGGGGCAGGCCGACGCCGTAGGATGGCGTGAGACCTCATCGGCGACGGTTAAGGCGGGTCCTGAAGGTTTACAAGCCCTGGTATTCGACTTGCCAGCTGGTGCCCATGGCTGA
- a CDS encoding LysR family transcriptional regulator gives MRAPTLESWRMLCAVAEHGGFHAASTQVHKTPSAIHHGLRKLEAELGLSLVQVEGKQVVLTPAGVTLGRRAQYLLDESQRILGVAQALSQQRQDLRLAVDQAYPLTQVLLPLESLLEQHPHCRLELREPVLGGAAEMLQNHEADLAITPLPLRDCLNELLGSVDFLCVAAPHHPLHQLDRTLQLEDLKAHRQIVLRDSARNRDHDAGWLGSEQRWTVDHLHTSTALVQRGLGYAWLPAMHIQEALDARRLQPLALEQGQRRAENFYLSSRDHDAMGPLALQLCEALRTAPSQAL, from the coding sequence ATGCGCGCACCCACTCTTGAATCTTGGCGCATGCTTTGCGCCGTGGCCGAGCATGGTGGCTTCCATGCCGCCAGTACCCAAGTGCATAAAACTCCCTCGGCCATCCACCACGGCTTACGCAAGCTGGAAGCAGAGCTCGGCCTCAGCTTGGTTCAAGTAGAAGGCAAACAGGTGGTGTTGACCCCAGCCGGAGTCACTTTAGGCAGGCGGGCCCAGTATTTGCTCGACGAATCGCAGCGTATTCTTGGGGTCGCCCAAGCCCTGAGCCAACAGCGTCAAGATTTGCGCTTAGCTGTGGATCAAGCTTATCCGCTCACCCAGGTGTTACTGCCCTTGGAATCCTTGCTTGAGCAGCATCCACATTGCCGTCTGGAGCTGCGCGAGCCTGTGCTCGGCGGAGCTGCAGAGATGCTCCAAAACCATGAGGCAGACCTTGCTATTACCCCCTTGCCACTGCGCGATTGTCTCAATGAGCTCCTGGGCAGCGTGGACTTCCTGTGTGTTGCGGCCCCGCACCATCCTCTGCACCAGCTAGACAGGACTTTGCAGCTAGAGGACCTCAAAGCGCATCGGCAAATTGTGCTCCGCGACTCGGCCCGCAATCGCGACCATGACGCAGGCTGGTTAGGGTCTGAACAACGCTGGACCGTAGACCACCTCCACACCTCTACAGCGCTGGTGCAACGGGGCCTGGGTTATGCCTGGCTGCCTGCGATGCACATTCAAGAAGCACTGGATGCTCGGCGTTTACAGCCCCTCGCTTTAGAACAAGGCCAACGCCGGGCTGAAAATTTCTACCTCAGCAGCCGAGACCACGATGCGATGGGCCCGCTAGCGTTACAGCTGTGCGAGGCCCTACGTACTGCGCCCAGCCAAGCGTTATAG
- a CDS encoding pirin family protein, with amino-acid sequence MTAPALSHLAHVITPRSRDIGSLIVRRVLPSPQQRSVGPFVFFDEMGPAVYAPNDGVQVRPHPHIGLATMTYLFAGAIRHRDSLGVVQDIRPGAVNLMTAGQGIVHSERPVEHADPMVLHGIQSWMALPEHLETCAPTFRHYAADEIPSTQLAGAQIKVVMGQAFGEHSPVMTASPTLYVDIQLPPGGRLPLVADAAEQAVFVVSGQVRVDQDALSQGQMGVLAQAATPSLHSPNGARLIWLGGQPLGPRQLEWNFVNSDPRRIQQAVRAWRNGDFPDVPGDKEWIPLPPN; translated from the coding sequence ATGACCGCTCCTGCCCTCAGTCACTTGGCGCATGTGATCACCCCGCGTAGCCGGGACATTGGCAGCCTGATTGTCCGCCGCGTATTGCCAAGCCCCCAGCAACGCAGCGTAGGCCCTTTCGTGTTTTTTGATGAAATGGGCCCGGCCGTGTACGCCCCTAATGACGGCGTGCAGGTGCGCCCTCATCCACATATTGGCCTGGCAACCATGACCTACTTGTTCGCTGGCGCCATCCGGCACCGCGACAGCTTGGGCGTCGTCCAGGATATTCGCCCCGGGGCCGTAAACCTGATGACCGCCGGACAGGGCATCGTGCATTCAGAACGCCCCGTCGAGCATGCCGACCCTATGGTGCTGCATGGCATCCAGTCCTGGATGGCCCTCCCCGAGCACCTCGAAACCTGCGCTCCCACCTTCCGCCATTACGCCGCCGATGAGATACCCAGCACCCAGCTTGCTGGCGCGCAGATTAAAGTGGTGATGGGCCAAGCCTTCGGCGAGCACTCCCCAGTGATGACAGCCTCACCCACCCTTTATGTGGATATTCAGCTGCCGCCCGGCGGCCGGCTGCCCTTGGTGGCCGATGCCGCTGAACAAGCCGTATTTGTGGTGTCAGGCCAGGTGCGCGTAGATCAAGACGCGCTCAGCCAGGGGCAAATGGGAGTCTTGGCCCAGGCCGCCACCCCAAGTTTGCACAGTCCCAACGGCGCCAGACTGATTTGGTTGGGAGGCCAGCCTTTAGGGCCACGCCAGCTGGAATGGAATTTCGTCAACAGCGACCCCAGACGCATACAACAAGCTGTGCGCGCCTGGCGCAATGGCGACTTTCCTGACGTGCCGGGCGACAAGGAATGGATTCCCTTACCACCCAACTAG
- a CDS encoding sulfite exporter TauE/SafE family protein, translated as MSTVLNALASADSVLYLVVLATGIIAGVINTLAGGGSNLTVPALMMFGLPADAANATNRVGVFLQCLVGIRGFSQAGKLALNDVRPILGWTMAGGLIGALSASFMPNIVLKPLMLFAMISMAALVLLRPTTLAPKPDEPARAVAEQPWAWLYLLLTGVYGGFVQAGVGFLLLGSLSGALRYDLWRANALKLLCTMMFTAVALVVFVSRDQVVWVPALVLALGTMLGARLAVSWSLHISQRTLKWFVLWMTVAASVAAMLR; from the coding sequence GTGAGCACTGTCTTGAACGCGCTGGCCTCGGCGGATTCTGTGCTTTACTTGGTCGTGTTGGCGACAGGAATCATCGCTGGTGTCATCAACACCTTAGCCGGAGGGGGAAGTAACCTCACCGTGCCCGCGCTTATGATGTTTGGCCTCCCCGCGGATGCTGCTAACGCAACGAACAGGGTGGGGGTGTTCTTGCAATGCTTGGTGGGTATACGCGGCTTTAGTCAGGCGGGAAAGCTAGCGCTGAATGATGTGCGCCCCATCCTGGGGTGGACCATGGCGGGGGGACTGATCGGGGCTCTGAGCGCGTCGTTCATGCCCAATATTGTGCTCAAGCCCCTGATGTTATTTGCGATGATCAGCATGGCGGCCTTGGTATTGCTGCGCCCGACGACCTTGGCTCCGAAACCTGACGAGCCAGCTCGCGCAGTGGCCGAGCAGCCTTGGGCATGGTTGTATCTCCTACTGACTGGGGTTTATGGCGGCTTTGTACAAGCTGGGGTGGGTTTCTTGTTACTAGGAAGCTTAAGTGGCGCTCTGCGCTACGATCTTTGGCGGGCGAATGCACTCAAGCTGCTATGCACCATGATGTTTACGGCCGTGGCCCTGGTGGTATTTGTCAGCCGTGATCAGGTTGTGTGGGTCCCGGCTTTGGTTTTGGCCCTAGGCACCATGCTCGGCGCTCGCTTGGCCGTGAGCTGGTCGCTGCATATCAGTCAGCGCACTTTGAAATGGTTTGTGTTGTGGATGACTGTGGCTGCCAGCGTGGCCGCCATGCTGCGTTAG
- a CDS encoding sulfite exporter TauE/SafE family protein, with product MADLWADSWADPWAFWLLAIAGVYFTGISKAGFAGAAGVVAVPMLALVLPVPQALMLMLPLLLFMDLGILLRHRGLWGQLRLGRLLPASILGVILGTLVLSVLPEALTKILVGLLCLILLVIPSRLSAAWVSRPWAGPVFGALAGLSSSLVHAGGPVLNAYLARQALSPTLWIATAATFFGAVNLLKVPAYVSAGFALPGGWTTVAWLIPAAVAGMASGNVLRERLQPATFGRVMRGVLLLMALSLVLQGSLAWL from the coding sequence ATGGCTGATCTTTGGGCTGATTCCTGGGCTGACCCTTGGGCCTTTTGGCTCCTTGCTATTGCCGGTGTGTATTTCACCGGCATTTCCAAGGCAGGCTTCGCTGGCGCCGCTGGCGTGGTGGCTGTTCCGATGCTGGCCTTGGTGCTTCCCGTTCCGCAGGCGCTGATGCTTATGCTGCCCTTGCTGCTATTCATGGATCTGGGCATTTTGCTGCGCCATCGTGGCCTATGGGGGCAGCTGCGTTTAGGCAGGCTTTTGCCAGCGAGCATATTGGGTGTGATTCTTGGAACCCTTGTGCTCAGCGTGTTGCCTGAAGCTCTCACCAAGATCTTAGTCGGGCTTTTATGCCTGATTTTGTTAGTGATCCCCTCCCGCCTTTCGGCCGCTTGGGTGAGTCGGCCCTGGGCAGGGCCCGTGTTCGGAGCCCTGGCCGGACTGAGCAGTAGCTTGGTGCATGCAGGAGGTCCGGTTCTGAATGCCTACTTGGCCAGGCAAGCCCTCAGTCCCACGCTTTGGATTGCGACCGCGGCGACCTTTTTTGGCGCGGTGAATCTTCTCAAAGTGCCAGCTTATGTCTCTGCTGGCTTTGCTCTTCCTGGCGGATGGACCACCGTTGCATGGTTGATACCCGCAGCTGTGGCCGGTATGGCAAGTGGGAATGTTCTGCGTGAGCGTCTGCAGCCCGCCACATTTGGTCGCGTCATGCGCGGTGTGTTGCTGCTCATGGCCCTCAGTTTGGTGCTACAGGGCAGCTTGGCGTGGTTATGA